A window of the Chloroflexus sp. Y-396-1 genome harbors these coding sequences:
- the cas1 gene encoding CRISPR-associated endonuclease Cas1, protein MATLYLIEQGAEIGCDGERIIVRRTGEIIGSVPLVKIEDIVIFGNIGISTPAIKRLLDRGIEVTFMTIDGAYQGRLIGQTTAHVALRQAQYTYATDSERSLRLAQSFVEGKLRNQRVLLQRFSRNRASPPPEAIAAADDLDAYIKRVGRTTRHSALLGVEGSATARYFAGLRSLIGPEWNFRSRQRRPPPDPVNLLLSFGYTLLAHKVLGAVQAAGFDPYLGFLHSLDYGRPSLALDLMEEFRPLLVDSLVVRVCNDGRLRPEHFQPGDEERPVTITDEGKRAFLTAFEERMHTESTHPEGADSGPGKVPYSRCIILQARRLARVIRGQQERYEPFTAR, encoded by the coding sequence ATGGCAACACTTTATCTGATTGAACAGGGCGCAGAAATCGGCTGTGACGGCGAACGGATCATCGTTCGCCGTACCGGTGAAATCATCGGCAGCGTGCCGCTTGTCAAAATTGAAGACATTGTGATCTTCGGCAACATCGGCATTAGCACACCTGCCATCAAACGACTATTAGATCGCGGTATTGAAGTCACCTTTATGACGATCGATGGTGCATATCAGGGACGGCTGATTGGGCAGACCACTGCCCACGTTGCGTTGCGCCAGGCCCAATACACTTACGCCACCGACAGCGAACGATCGCTCAGACTTGCGCAGAGCTTCGTTGAAGGCAAACTCCGCAACCAGCGCGTACTCCTGCAACGCTTCAGCCGCAACCGCGCCTCACCGCCACCGGAAGCTATTGCCGCGGCTGACGACCTCGACGCTTACATCAAGCGTGTCGGACGCACCACCCGTCACAGTGCGCTGCTTGGTGTGGAGGGCAGCGCTACCGCCCGTTACTTCGCCGGCTTACGCAGTTTAATCGGGCCAGAATGGAATTTTCGCAGTCGGCAGCGGCGCCCGCCACCCGATCCGGTCAACCTATTGCTGTCCTTCGGCTACACACTTCTTGCCCACAAAGTTCTCGGCGCCGTGCAGGCAGCCGGGTTCGATCCCTACTTGGGATTCCTACACAGCCTCGACTATGGACGGCCCTCGCTGGCCCTCGATCTCATGGAAGAGTTCCGGCCACTGCTCGTCGACTCACTAGTCGTGCGCGTCTGCAATGACGGTCGGCTGCGGCCCGAACACTTTCAGCCTGGCGACGAAGAGCGTCCGGTGACCATCACCGACGAAGGCAAGCGTGCTTTTCTCACCGCCTTTGAAGAGCGGATGCACACCGAATCCACCCATCCCGAAGGTGCCGACAGTGGGCCGGGAAAAGTTCCCTACAGTCGCTGCATTATCTTGCAAGCCCGTCGCCTTGCGCGCGTCATTCGCGGCCAACAAGAGCGTTATGAACCGTTCACGGCACGTTGA
- the cas2 gene encoding CRISPR-associated endonuclease Cas2, which translates to MFYLISYDISIDQRRLKVAHLLEGYGQRVLESVFECDLEPTAYRQLRQKLSRLIKTDEGDRLRIYQICNTCRCQIEVIGEGPPPETSPDIYIF; encoded by the coding sequence ATGTTCTACCTCATCAGCTACGACATAAGTATCGATCAACGGCGACTCAAAGTTGCCCACCTTCTTGAAGGCTACGGACAGCGTGTGCTTGAGAGCGTCTTTGAATGCGATCTCGAACCGACAGCCTATCGTCAGCTCCGCCAGAAACTCAGCCGCCTGATCAAAACAGACGAAGGTGACCGCCTGCGCATCTACCAAATCTGCAACACCTGTCGATGCCAAATAGAAGTCATCGGTGAGGGACCGCCACCAGAAACGAGTCCAGACATCTACATCTTCTAA